GGATCGCGGTCTCGACGCCGCGGCGGATGTCATAGGTGTCGATCAGGAGCGTGGTCGAGGTGCCCAGCGCATTGACCTGAGAGCGGAACGCGTCTTCTTCGCTGTCGTGGAGGAGCGTCCAGGAGTGCGCGGCGGTGCCCATCGTGGGGATGCCCCAACGGAGTCCCGCTTCCAGGTTGCTCGTCGCGCTGAACCCGGCGATGTACGCGGCGCGCGCGGCGGCGACGGCCGATTCCTCCGCGGCGCGACGTGAACCCATCTCGGCCAGGGGGCGCTCTCCGGAGGCGATGCTCATCCGCGAGGCGGCGGTCGCGACGGCGGAGTCGTGGTTGAGCACGCTGAGCGCGAGCGTCTCGAGGATGACCGCGTCGGCGAAGGTGCCCTCGACCGTGAGGATCGGCGATCCCGGGAAATACAGTTCGCCCTCGCGGTAACCGCGGATCGTTCCGGTGAAGCGGTAGTTCTCCAGGTAGCGCAGCGCCTGATCATCGACGATTCGGTTGTCGCGCAGGAAGCGCAGCTCCTCCTCGCCGAAGTGGAAGTCCCGCAGCAGGGACAGCAGACGACCGGTTCCTGCGACGACGCCGAAGCGACGGCCGCCGGAGAGTCGGCGGGAGAACAGTTCGAAGACGCAGGGACGGGACCCTGTGCCATCTCGCAGAGCCGCATCCAGCATGGTGAGTTCGTACTGGTCGGTCTTGAAAGCGGTGGAACCGGTCATGCGTTCAGTGTAGTGAGAGCATGATTCGGCCGAGTCGCGGACCCAACCCTCCGGCGACGCGACTAGGCTTTGAGATCATGAACGACGCGCCTATCGGCATCTTCGACTCTGGTGTCGGCGGGCTCACCGTGGCACGAGCGATCCGCGCACAGCTGCCGCGAGAGTCGTTCGTCTACATCGGAGACACGGCGCATTCGCCCTATGGCCCGAAGCCGATCGCCGATGTGCGGCGCTACGCGCTCGAAGTGCTGGACACCCTCGTCGATCAGGGCGTGAAGATGCTCGTGATCGCCTGCAACACGGCATCCGCCGCGATGCTCCGCGACGCTCGTGAGCGCTACAGCGTCCCGGTCGTCGAGGTCATCGGCCCCGCGGTTCGTCGTGCGGTCTCGACGACGCGCAACGGCAAGATCGGTGTGATCGGCACGGCGGGGACGATCGCGTCGCGTGCCTATCAGGACATGCTCGAGGTCAACGAGAAGCTCGAGGTCTTCACGGCGGCGTGCCCGCGCTTCGTCGAGTTCGTCGAGGCCGGGATCACAGACAGTCCCGAGGTCCTGGCCGTCGCGGAGGAGTATCTGGCTCCGCTGCGCGAAGCCGGGGTCGACACCCTTGTGCTCGGA
The DNA window shown above is from Microbacterium keratanolyticum and carries:
- a CDS encoding nicotinate phosphoribosyltransferase — its product is MTGSTAFKTDQYELTMLDAALRDGTGSRPCVFELFSRRLSGGRRFGVVAGTGRLLSLLRDFHFGEEELRFLRDNRIVDDQALRYLENYRFTGTIRGYREGELYFPGSPILTVEGTFADAVILETLALSVLNHDSAVATAASRMSIASGERPLAEMGSRRAAEESAVAAARAAYIAGFSATSNLEAGLRWGIPTMGTAAHSWTLLHDSEEDAFRSQVNALGTSTTLLIDTYDIRRGVETAIRVAGTDLGGVRIDSGDLPLVAASVREQLDELGATGTRITVTSDLDEYAIAALAASPVDAYGVGTSVVTGSGYPTASMVYKLVARQDATGSWVSVAKASQDKGSQGGRKAAFRTLENGVAVAETIAVSSGFDEIDTAEEHPGGRPLQVTLVESGEIDSSYEGPQGTESARAHHLRVREEMPVRALALSKSDPAIPTVYVDAR
- the murI gene encoding glutamate racemase, coding for MNDAPIGIFDSGVGGLTVARAIRAQLPRESFVYIGDTAHSPYGPKPIADVRRYALEVLDTLVDQGVKMLVIACNTASAAMLRDARERYSVPVVEVIGPAVRRAVSTTRNGKIGVIGTAGTIASRAYQDMLEVNEKLEVFTAACPRFVEFVEAGITDSPEVLAVAEEYLAPLREAGVDTLVLGCTHYPFLRGAIGYVMGEGVTLVSSDDETAGDVYRQLVRGDLLAPQNARPRYTYEATGASAEEFTALANRLMGHEVRDVQLVQTGVITLPEEFAELDRITD